In Armatimonadota bacterium, one DNA window encodes the following:
- the lepA gene encoding elongation factor 4 → MDQSHIRNFCIIAHIDHGKSTLADRLIERCGAIRGVAREQMLDTMDIERERGITIKMTAVRLEYTARNGQTYELNLIDTPGHVDFTYEVSRSLAACEGALLVVDASQGVEAQTIANAGMAMNQNLEIVPVVNKIDLPHADPNRAKEEIEHAVAIDASDAILCSAKTGEGIDEILEAIVHRIPSPRGHFENPLRALIFDSHFDTYQGAVAYVRVMDGSIKPKDKIKMMSTGSTFDVDSVGVFRPALEVGQTLEAGEVGFVTAAMKNIGDAAVGDTITWANDPAAMPLPGYRTAKPMVFCGLFPSDTDSYAELRDAIEKLQLNDASLNFEPENSTALGFGFRCGFLGLLHMDIARERLEREFDLDLILTAPSVDYIVHRTSGEIMHISNPSAIPNPTEIAFIEEPTINATILVPQEYVGAVMTLCQERRGIYKRTEYPSQTRVILYYTLPLAEILMDFYDRLKSSTKGYASFDYDLGDYIRSDLSKVDILLNGDTVDALSFIVNKASAYHRGKAMVEQLRKVVPRQQFEVRIQAAIGAKVIAADSVKPFRKNVIAKCYGGDITRKRKLLEKQKAGKKRMKQVGQIELPQEAFLSVLKVGEG, encoded by the coding sequence ATGGACCAGTCCCACATCCGCAATTTCTGCATCATCGCGCACATCGATCACGGCAAATCCACTCTGGCGGACCGACTGATCGAGCGTTGTGGCGCGATCCGCGGCGTTGCCCGCGAGCAGATGCTGGACACGATGGACATCGAGCGCGAGCGCGGCATCACGATCAAGATGACCGCGGTCCGACTCGAATACACCGCGCGAAACGGCCAGACGTACGAACTGAATCTGATTGACACCCCCGGCCACGTGGATTTCACTTATGAGGTCTCGCGCAGTTTGGCGGCATGTGAGGGCGCGCTTCTCGTCGTGGATGCCAGCCAGGGTGTGGAGGCGCAGACCATCGCCAACGCCGGCATGGCGATGAACCAGAACCTTGAGATTGTGCCCGTGGTCAACAAGATCGACCTGCCGCACGCGGACCCGAACCGGGCCAAGGAAGAGATCGAGCACGCGGTCGCCATCGACGCCAGCGACGCGATCCTCTGCTCCGCCAAGACCGGCGAGGGTATCGACGAGATCCTGGAGGCGATCGTCCATCGAATCCCTTCGCCGCGCGGGCACTTCGAGAATCCGCTGAGGGCGCTTATCTTCGATTCGCACTTCGACACCTATCAGGGCGCGGTGGCCTATGTCCGGGTCATGGACGGCTCGATCAAGCCCAAGGACAAGATCAAGATGATGTCCACGGGCTCCACTTTTGATGTGGACTCCGTGGGCGTTTTCCGTCCTGCGCTGGAGGTGGGGCAGACCTTGGAAGCCGGTGAGGTGGGGTTCGTGACCGCAGCGATGAAGAACATTGGAGATGCGGCGGTTGGCGATACGATTACCTGGGCGAATGACCCCGCCGCCATGCCGCTGCCCGGCTATCGAACCGCCAAGCCCATGGTCTTCTGCGGACTTTTCCCCTCGGACACCGACAGCTATGCGGAACTGCGGGACGCCATCGAGAAACTGCAGCTCAACGACGCCTCTCTGAACTTCGAACCCGAAAACTCGACGGCGCTGGGCTTTGGGTTCCGTTGCGGGTTTCTGGGTCTCTTGCACATGGACATTGCTCGCGAGCGCCTGGAGCGTGAGTTCGACCTCGACCTGATCCTCACGGCTCCGAGCGTGGACTACATCGTCCACCGCACCAGCGGCGAGATCATGCACATTAGCAACCCGAGCGCGATTCCCAACCCGACCGAGATCGCCTTCATCGAGGAGCCGACCATCAACGCGACCATCCTTGTGCCGCAAGAATACGTCGGCGCGGTGATGACGCTCTGCCAGGAGCGGCGGGGCATCTATAAGCGCACGGAGTATCCGAGCCAGACGCGGGTCATCCTCTACTACACCCTGCCTCTGGCGGAAATCTTGATGGACTTCTACGACCGGCTGAAGTCGAGCACCAAGGGGTACGCGAGCTTTGATTACGACCTGGGCGATTACATTCGGTCGGACCTTTCCAAGGTGGACATTTTGCTGAACGGCGACACTGTGGACGCGCTGAGCTTCATCGTGAACAAGGCGTCGGCTTACCACCGTGGCAAGGCGATGGTGGAGCAGCTACGCAAAGTGGTGCCAAGGCAGCAGTTCGAGGTGCGCATTCAGGCTGCGATCGGGGCGAAGGTCATTGCCGCCGATAGCGTGAAGCCATTCCGCAAGAACGTGATCGCCAAGTGCTATGGCGGCGACATCACGCGAAAGAGGAAGCTGCTCGAAAAGCAGAAGGCAGGCAAGAAGCGCATGAAGCAGGTGGGCCAGATCGAGCTTCCTCAGGAAGCGTTCCTGAGCGTGTTGAAGGTGGGCGAGGGATAG